One stretch of Eupeodes corollae chromosome 2, idEupCoro1.1, whole genome shotgun sequence DNA includes these proteins:
- the LOC129947620 gene encoding proteasome activator complex subunit 3: MPNETIKKVQDYKDSLVKKAEQLIFQGFPEKIVELNEMLATDMFCERNFNEVHQDLNIPVPEPIAVNHVDDAVADDPPSAKRPRNDFCVPGTKVMALPTGTVPCNAPLCEMIKIVKPIIRKLVEDSNLLKMWISFLIPKIEDGNNFGVSIQEDTLAEIQAVESEAAAFFDQISRYFLSRAKVVSKVAKYPHIEDYRRAVVELDEKEYLSLWLVVCEVRNRYSSLHDIVIKNLEKLKKPRSSNAESLY, translated from the exons ATGCCCAACGAAACAATAAAGAAG GTGCAAGACTACAAAGACAGCCTGGTCAAGAAGGCGGAACAACTAATTTTCCAGGGCTTCCCCGAGAAAATTGTTGAACTCAATGAAATGCTTGCCACGGACATGTTCTGCGAACGCAACTTCAACGAGGTCCACCAAGATTTGAACATTCCAGTTCCTGAGCCGATTGCTGTCAATCATGTGGATGACGCTGTCGCCGATGATCCACCATCTGCCAAGAGACCACGCAATGACTTCTGTGTGCCCGGAACTAAGGTGATGGCTCTGCCAACTGGTACAGTGCCCTGCAACGCCCCTCTATGCGAAATGATTAAAATTGTCAAACCCATCATCAGGAAACTAGTTGAAGATT CGAATCTCCTGAAAATGTGGATTTCGTTCCTGATACCGAAAATCGAGGATGGTAACAACTTCGGAGTGTCCATCCAAGAGGACACTCTGGCCGAGATCCAGGCCGTGGAATCGGAGGCAGCCGCATTCTTCGACCAGATTTCTAGATATTTCCTCTCGCGTGCGAAAGTCGTCTCCAAAGTAGCCAAGTACCCGCACATCGAGGACTATCGGCGAGCCGTGGTCGAGCTAGACGAGAAGGAGTACCTCAGTTTGTGGTTGGTAGTGTGCGAAGTGAGGAATCGCTACTCCTCGCTGCATGATATCGTCATCAAGAATCTGGAAAAGCTCAAGAAGCCCAGATCCTCCAATGCAGAGAGCTTATACTAA